The segment CCGTCCGCGATCTGCCAGCGATAGCCGGCGCGGAAGGTGGGCTTGGAGAAGCTGGCGCTGTCCGAATATTCGGGCCAGAAGCCGGTCGCGATGGTCGAGCGGCGCACCTGCGGCCGGACCGAGAAGCTCTTCTTCTCCTTGGTGTAGCGCCCGCCGAGGAACAGCGCGAAGGGATCGCTGACCTTGTATTCCGCCTCGCCGAACGCCGCATAGCTGTCGACCTTGTAGTTGGCGGTCGACTGGTTGGGATCGGTGAGCGCGGTGGGATCGCCCAGGAAGCGCAGGAAGCCGAGGAACGAGGTCGCCTTGGCGTCGAGCGTCTGGCCCCAGTACATGGTGCCGGCGGTGAACTTGATCCGGTCCGAGAAGTCGGACGAGAAGCGCGCCTCGACGCTGTACTGCTCGCGCACGTCGTCGCGGGTCGACACGAACAGATAGGCGCTTTCGCCGGTATAGTCGGACGGCAGGATCGACTTCACCCGCCGATAGCCGCCGACCACGGTCAGCGCGCCGACATCGGGGAAGCTGTGCTCGACGCGCAGATAGCCGCCGTCGACGTCGATGCGGTGGCCGAGCAGGGTGCCCGGGCAGGTCGCCGCGTTGATGTCGCCCCGGCACAGCGTGGTGCCGGTGTCGAACGGGCTGCCGCCGGTCGTCTGGATGCCGGGGAAGCCGACCACGTCGAACAGGAAGCCCTTCGGCGTCTCGTTGACGCTGGGCGGGGAATCGCCCCGGTCGCGCAGCATCTCGTAGGTCAGCAGCACGTTGGTGTCGGGGCCCGGCTCCCACAGCAGCTTGGCGCGGCCGCTGAAATAGCGGGTGCCGCCCCAGCGCTGGCCGCGCGCCGGCACGTCGACCGGGATGAAGTCGACATTGTTGGTCTTGGTCAGCCGATAATAGCCGTCGCTTTCCTGGAAGGAGCCGGCGGCGCGGAAGAACAGGTTGTCGGACAGCGGGATGTTGATCGCCGCCTTGACGTCCTTGGTCCGGAAGCTCGAATAGCCGAGCCGCAGCTCGCCGCCGAAATCCTTCTCGGGCCGCTTGGTGATGACGTTGACGACGCCGCCGACGGTGTTCTTGCCGAACAGAGTCCCCTGCGGGCCGCGCAGCACCTCGATCCGGTCGATGTCGAACAGGTCGAACAGCTGGGTCTGGACATGGGCGAGCACGAAATCGTCGACGACGACGCCGACCGCGGGCTCGAAGGTCAGGATGATGTCGCCGGTCGACTGGCCGCGAATGCCGATCGAGGCGGCGTTGAAGCCCGGCACGTTGGTGATGACGACGTTGGGCACGTCGCCGGCGAGCGCGCGGATGTCGGTGGCGAATTTGCGGTCGATCGCGGCCGCGGAGAAGGCGGTCACCGCGACCGGCGTCTCCTGCAGCGATTCCTTGACGCGCCGCGCGGTGACGACGATGTCCTCGAGCCCGGCGGCCTGGCCCTGCCGGTCCCCGGCCTGGTCGGGCGCGGTCGGCGGGGTGGCCGTCTGGGCCAGTGCGGTCGCGCTGGTGGATGTCAAGAAGGCGATCGTCGCCGTTCCCAGGACGCGCGTCGCGCCCCGGAGAAACTCTTTCATAGCGTCCTCCGTCCCTTGTGACCGTTCGCCGCTGATGAGCGAATCGGCGCCTCTCCTCGGTGACCTCGCGGCCACATCCATAAAGGATCATATATGTTCATTTATTGGAAGAGAAAAAAGACATTCATGACTGCTTTTTATTTGACGCAGCGAAACCGTGCCGCGACGATCGGGAAACTGTCCCTATTTTCCAGGGGGATAGATATAGCGCCTGAGCAGACAGGCGAACGAAGCGCTGGTCGACCGGATCATCGCCGAGCGAGACCGAACGACGATCAGGCGAAAAGTTCGGGCCGGTCGCGCAATATCTGATCGGCGGTGCGTTCCGCCACGGCGTGGACGGTGAAGGTCGGGTTGGCGCCGCCTTCGGTCGGGAACAGGCCCGAGCCGGCGATGTAGAGATTGTCGATGCCGTGGACGCGGCCATGGCCGTCGGCGACCGAGGTCGCCGGGTCCCTGCCCATGATGGTGCCGCCGGCCAGATGCGCCGAGTTCATCTGGGTGTGCCAGATGTCGGTCGCACCGCCGGCCTTGAAGATCGCCTTGCCTTCGTCGCGCATCGCCGCCCAGAGCCGCTTCGCATCGTCGGAGAAGCCGTGGACCATCCGCGCGCGGCGCATGCCCCAGGCGTTGACCTCGCCGGTCAGCTCGACCCGGTTGTCGGAATCGGGTTCCTCTTCGCACATGCCGATCATGTTGGCGCCGTGGCGGACCGCCTGTCGCATGAAGGCGTCGAGCGCCGGGCCGTTCAGGTCCATGCGCGCGGCGGCCAGGCCGGCGAGGTCGTTGGGCTTGATCGAGGCCGCCACCAGCCATTGCCGGCTGCCGAAGGCGCCCGCCGTGCTGGTCTTGCCGTAATTCTCATGGCTGATCAGGTGCGCGCCGGTGACGCCGCGATGCGGTTCGGTCTCGTCGGGGAACAGGCCGAGGATCTGGATCAGGCCGTGCGTCATCACATAGCGGCCGACCATGTCATGGTCGTTGCCCACCCCGTGCGGATGGACCGCGCTGGCGGAATTGAGCAGCAGCGCCGGATTGCCGACGACCGAACCGGCGAGGACGACGAGCCGGGCGCGCTGGACCCGGCGCTCGCCCGACTTCAGGCGATATTCGACGCCGTCGATCCGCTTGCCGTCGGTGGCCAGGAGACGGGTGACGGGCGTCTCGGCATGGATCTTCGCCCCCGCCAGTTCGGCGCGGGGCAGGAAGATGGCAAGCGGGTTGGCGAGCGCCATGATCGGGCAGCCGGCGTCGCACCAGCCGTCATAGATGCAGGCCGGCCGGTTGCCGTAATCGACGCTGTTGATCGCCATCGGCGCGGGCGCGACCCGCTTGCCGGCGGCGGCGAAGGCGCGGGCGAGGACGGCGCCCTGCTTCAGCGGATCGAGCGGCGGCATCGGATAGGGATCGCCGGCCGGACGCCATGTCTCGGCCGCGGCATCGCCTGAAATCCCGACCTCCCGCTGAATGCGGTCATAATAGGGTCGCAGGTCGTCATAGCCGATCGGCCAGTCGAGCCCGCGCCCATGATCGGTGCGCATGGTGAAGTCGGCCGGGTGCAGCCGGGGCCAGGTGCCATAATGGTGAAGCGCGGCGCCGCCGAGCCCCCAGCCGGCGTTGAAGCCGAAGCCGATCGGCTCCTTGCCCGTCGTCGCGACCGGCGGCCCGCCCCAGCGCAGGCGGCGGCTCCAGATCTGCGAGCTGACCAGCGCGGAGGCATCCCAGGGCGGGCCCGCTTCGAAGACGGTCACCGATTTGCCCGCCTCGGCGAAGCGGGCGGCGAGCATGGCGCCGGCGGCGCCCGCGCCGACGATGGCGACGTCGACGATCGTGGAAGTGGAGGCTGCGGTCACCAGGCGGTCTCCGGATCGATATGGCCGAGATAATCGACGCCGAGCCGTTCGAAGCCCGCCTTGGTTCCATAAGCGACGTCGACCGCATCGAGGCGCATGGCGAACAGGAAGAAGCCGCCCGGCGGCCCCTGCCATCCGGTTGGATCGGGGCCCAGCAGCGCGGCCAGGATCGCGGTCCATCGCGGATCGCCCGAGGGCGGTGGAACCGTGCCGTGGAGCCGGGCGAGCGAAGCCAGCGCGGGTCGGTAGAAATCGAGATAGGGCGGTGCGACGTCGAGATAGCGCAGCGCCAGCAGGCTTTCGGCCGGGGGGACCGAGAGATGATGGTCGAGATAAGGAACCAGCCCCGCTTCGCGCGCGGGCGGCGCGATCGCCTCGCCCAGCCCCGCGACCCAGGCCGCTTCGGTTGGAGTCAGCGTGCGGAGGGTTGCGCCCCTGGCCTGCGCCTGGGCGGCGCTCATCCAGGACAGCGAACCGCCCACGCTCGCCAGCACGAGCCCTACGGCCGATCGGCCAAAAATGTCCCTACGGGTGATCGCCAACCAAGCCTCCTGTTGCGAAATGCCAGCCAAGGACCGAGAGCCCGGACCAAGGATGGCATTTCGCGAAGCACAGAACCATATCCTGGGCGCAGTTATCAGCCCGTGACGGCTAGACTTTGAATAGAGCCCGATTCACGTCATCGGCGGAAGCGCGAAGCGCTTCCACCTCAGACGATCAGGCTCTAGAACTTCGCCGACAGTTCGAGACCGAATTGCTGCCGGGTGCCCGGCGAGACGAAGGAACCGCCGAGCTCGGGCGCGGGCACGACCTCGTTGATCCATTTCTTGTCGGTCAGATTGTTGGCGAAGGCCGTCAACGACCAATGATCGGTGGCGATCCCCGCGCGCAGGTTGACGATACCGAAAGCGTCGCGCCGGCTCCTGGAGAAATCGGCCACCCCGTTGAGCGAGGGCCGGGTCTGGGCCTGCACCGAATGGAACCAGGTCGGCCCGGTGAGGCGGTAGTCGACCCGGCCGATGGCGCGCAGGCCGCCGCTCACCGGCATGTCGAGCTGGCTGCCGAGGTTCAGCGTATAGTCCGACGCATAGGGCACCTTGTTTCCGACGGTGTCGGGCCGCGAGCTGTTCTTGCGGATCTTGCTGTCGGTGACGTTGCCCGATCCGAACAGCGTCCAGCCGCGCACCGGCCGGATGCTCACCGAAAGCTCGCCGCCGTAGAGCCGCGCCTTGTCGATGTTGGACACGACCCGCAGCAGACCGAAGGAACCGACATAGAATTCGAAGAACTGCATGTCCTTGATGTCGGTATAGTAAAGCGCGCCTTCGATGCTGAGCCTGCCGCCCATCAGCGCCGACTTGAAGCCGGCCTCGAACGCGCTCGACACCTCCTTCTTGTAATCGTCGCGGACGGTGATGTTCGCGTTGAGCGGCGGCCCGTTGAAGGTGTTCACGATCGCGGCGCTGCCGCCGCTGTTGAACCCGCCCGATTTGAAGCCGATGCCCCAGTTGCCGAACAGGGTCAGCTGCTCGGACGGCTTGTAGGTCAGGCTGAGCTTGGGCTCGACCTGTTCGAACGCCTTGGATCGCGGCGGCAGGACGCCGCTGGGGTTGTAGACGGGGTCGAGGCCGGGATTGAGATAATAGCCGCCCTGCCCATTGCCCTGCGGATTGACGAAAAGGGTGCGGACGTCGGTCGGGATCTGGTTGCGGACGGCGCGCTCCTCACGGTCGTAGCGCAGCGCCAGCGATGCGGTGAAGCTGTCGGAGAACTTGTTCTGCACCGATCCGAACATCGCGTAGACGTTGGTCTTGAACTTGTCGTCGCTCAGCGCCTCGGTCCGGCTGCGCGGATCGAGGGTGAAGCATTGGCGGATCGCCCCCTGGCCGGTGTCGGTGGCCAGGTTCACGCAGATGTGGCGATCGATGTGCAGATAATAGCCGCCGGCCAGCCAGGACAGGTCGCTGCCCGGCAGCGAGGCGATCCGGAACTCCGCGCTGAAGTCGGTCTGGTTGCGCTTGTTGAACTGATAGCCGTCGCAGGTCGTCGGCGAATAGGGCGCGAAGAAGGAGGTTTCCGGGGTGCCGCCGATGAAGGTCGGCGCCGGCGTCGGGAACCCGGCGAGCGCGGCGGTGGTCGCGCGGCACTGCGCCTGCGGGAAGAAATAGCCGTTGGAGCCGGACGTGCCTTCGCCGGTATAGCTGTTGGCGATGTCGCTATAGGCGGCCCAGGCCTGGAGGCTCGCCCAGTCCATGTCATGGGTGAGCTTGACCGAGACTTCCTTGGTGATCTGCACCTGACGCGACTTCAGGTTGCCCTGGAAGGCATTGGTGAAGTCATAGTCGTTGACGTCGAGATAGGCGGCCGGCCCGACGAAGGGGACGAGCCCCGGGATCGCATAGGCCGCGCCGAAGACGACGGTGCCGCCGGCGACCCGGCCATATTTGCCCTTGATGTCGACCGAGGTGCGGTCGCCGAGATCGGCGGTCAGCCGGGCATTGACGTTCCAGCGCAGGAAATTGTCGACCGAGTGACGGCTGAAGCCGGGCACGTCGACGCCGGGCGTGACCGACAGGATCGCGGCCTTGTAGGCATCGAAAGCCGGCGTCCCCTGGAAGACGTTCTTGTAGAAGCCGTTGCCCTTTTCATAGTCGCCCGACACGAGCAGGCCGACGCCGGCGCCGAGCGGGCCGGACAGATAGCCCGCCGCGCGCTTGTGATCATATTCGGCGTAGCTGACGGTCGCCTGCCCCTCGAGCCGGTCGCCCGGCTTGCGGGTCGACAGGATCACCGCGCCCGCCGCCGCGTTGCGGCCGTAGATCGCGCCCTGCGGCCCCTTGAGCACCTCGATCTGGCTGAGCGTGCCGGCATTCTGGTTGAGCGCCGCGGTGTTGGTCTTGAGGATGCCGTCGACGATGAGCG is part of the Rhizorhabdus wittichii RW1 genome and harbors:
- a CDS encoding TonB-dependent receptor (PFAM: TonB-dependent receptor; TonB-dependent receptor, plug) translates to MKEFLRGATRVLGTATIAFLTSTSATALAQTATPPTAPDQAGDRQGQAAGLEDIVVTARRVKESLQETPVAVTAFSAAAIDRKFATDIRALAGDVPNVVITNVPGFNAASIGIRGQSTGDIILTFEPAVGVVVDDFVLAHVQTQLFDLFDIDRIEVLRGPQGTLFGKNTVGGVVNVITKRPEKDFGGELRLGYSSFRTKDVKAAINIPLSDNLFFRAAGSFQESDGYYRLTKTNNVDFIPVDVPARGQRWGGTRYFSGRAKLLWEPGPDTNVLLTYEMLRDRGDSPPSVNETPKGFLFDVVGFPGIQTTGGSPFDTGTTLCRGDINAATCPGTLLGHRIDVDGGYLRVEHSFPDVGALTVVGGYRRVKSILPSDYTGESAYLFVSTRDDVREQYSVEARFSSDFSDRIKFTAGTMYWGQTLDAKATSFLGFLRFLGDPTALTDPNQSTANYKVDSYAAFGEAEYKVSDPFALFLGGRYTKEKKSFSVRPQVRRSTIATGFWPEYSDSASFSKPTFRAGYRWQIADGINNYFTYSQGYKSGGYNEQAMSATSALPFKEETADSFELGLKTETADRRLRFNAAAFYVRYDDLQRDAVVPFVDPITGLPGQETRTTNAGKAEVYGLELEASAVPVDGLTLSASLGWQKAKYLEFLTDVDGDGVNDDASNLKLRNVPKWTANASANYAFPPTDWGQVSLNADVNYQSQYESVTLNAPYTQGQARTLVGASIQWNDPSERYRVSIFGRNLLDETYRVSANSVAGLFNFTNYAPPRSYGIELGVKF
- a CDS encoding glucose-methanol-choline oxidoreductase (PFAM: glucose-methanol-choline oxidoreductase; FAD dependent oxidoreductase); the encoded protein is MTAASTSTIVDVAIVGAGAAGAMLAARFAEAGKSVTVFEAGPPWDASALVSSQIWSRRLRWGGPPVATTGKEPIGFGFNAGWGLGGAALHHYGTWPRLHPADFTMRTDHGRGLDWPIGYDDLRPYYDRIQREVGISGDAAAETWRPAGDPYPMPPLDPLKQGAVLARAFAAAGKRVAPAPMAINSVDYGNRPACIYDGWCDAGCPIMALANPLAIFLPRAELAGAKIHAETPVTRLLATDGKRIDGVEYRLKSGERRVQRARLVVLAGSVVGNPALLLNSASAVHPHGVGNDHDMVGRYVMTHGLIQILGLFPDETEPHRGVTGAHLISHENYGKTSTAGAFGSRQWLVAASIKPNDLAGLAAARMDLNGPALDAFMRQAVRHGANMIGMCEEEPDSDNRVELTGEVNAWGMRRARMVHGFSDDAKRLWAAMRDEGKAIFKAGGATDIWHTQMNSAHLAGGTIMGRDPATSVADGHGRVHGIDNLYIAGSGLFPTEGGANPTFTVHAVAERTADQILRDRPELFA
- a CDS encoding TonB-dependent receptor (PFAM: TonB-dependent receptor; TonB-dependent receptor, plug) is translated as MTARRRLLASLCLSPLMWGMAAPAFAEAAATPVADDGEILVTARRVEEKVRDVPATISVLTESAIRASGVTVATDFVQLVPGVTIVTGNVEAGDVQISVRGLNGTRDAESNVALIVDGILKTNTAALNQNAGTLSQIEVLKGPQGAIYGRNAAAGAVILSTRKPGDRLEGQATVSYAEYDHKRAAGYLSGPLGAGVGLLVSGDYEKGNGFYKNVFQGTPAFDAYKAAILSVTPGVDVPGFSRHSVDNFLRWNVNARLTADLGDRTSVDIKGKYGRVAGGTVVFGAAYAIPGLVPFVGPAAYLDVNDYDFTNAFQGNLKSRQVQITKEVSVKLTHDMDWASLQAWAAYSDIANSYTGEGTSGSNGYFFPQAQCRATTAALAGFPTPAPTFIGGTPETSFFAPYSPTTCDGYQFNKRNQTDFSAEFRIASLPGSDLSWLAGGYYLHIDRHICVNLATDTGQGAIRQCFTLDPRSRTEALSDDKFKTNVYAMFGSVQNKFSDSFTASLALRYDREERAVRNQIPTDVRTLFVNPQGNGQGGYYLNPGLDPVYNPSGVLPPRSKAFEQVEPKLSLTYKPSEQLTLFGNWGIGFKSGGFNSGGSAAIVNTFNGPPLNANITVRDDYKKEVSSAFEAGFKSALMGGRLSIEGALYYTDIKDMQFFEFYVGSFGLLRVVSNIDKARLYGGELSVSIRPVRGWTLFGSGNVTDSKIRKNSSRPDTVGNKVPYASDYTLNLGSQLDMPVSGGLRAIGRVDYRLTGPTWFHSVQAQTRPSLNGVADFSRSRRDAFGIVNLRAGIATDHWSLTAFANNLTDKKWINEVVPAPELGGSFVSPGTRQQFGLELSAKF